The following proteins are co-located in the Halictus rubicundus isolate RS-2024b chromosome 1, iyHalRubi1_principal, whole genome shotgun sequence genome:
- the L(1)g0196 gene encoding inositol hexakisphosphate and diphosphoinositol-pentakisphosphate kinase isoform X2, translated as MSYTELEHGYQGLRNASRPIFYVGDLNTVQPTLVGPVASSIYRSSKRAELSDGCSNDDGCMGGSDLEGEGKQVLVGVCAMAKKSQSKPMKEILTRLEEFEYIKIVVFPEEVILKESVEDWPIVDCLISFHSKGFPLDKAISYANLRNPFIINNLPMQYDIQDRRRVYAILSSEGIEIPRYAVLDRDSSDPKHHELVESEDHVEVNGVTFNKPFVEKPVSAEDHNIYIYYPTSAGGGSQRLFRKIGSRSSVYSPESRVRKTGSYIYEDFMPTDGTDVKVYTVGPDYAHAEARKSPALDGKVERDSEGKEIRYPVILSNAEKLISRKVCLAFKQTVCGFDLLRANGQSFVCDVNGFSFVKNSNKYYDDCAKILGNMILRELAPTLHIPWSVPFQLDDPPIVPTTFGKMMELRCVVAVIRHGDRTPKQKMKVEVRHPKFFEIFAKYDGYKHGHIKLKRPKQLQEILDTARSLLAEIQHRAAGPELEEKQGKLEQLKSVLEMYGHFSGINRKVQMKYQPRGRPRGSSSDDDRLGEPSLVLILKWGGELTPAGRIQAEELGRIFRCMYPGGQGRHLSEEDSKMLPNHGDYAGAQGLGLLRLHSTFRHDLKIYASDEGRVQMTAAAFAKGLLALEGELTPILVQMVKSANTNGLLDNDCDSSKYQNMVKTKLHELLQQDREFTREDREQINPGNALSINAAMDFVKNPVRCCQHVHILIQKLMDIVRIKKDDSKTKDAILYHGETWELMGRRWGKIEKDFCTKNKRFDISKIPDIYDCIKYDLQHNNHTLQFEHAEELYIYSKYLADIVIPQEYGLTVQEKLTIGQGICTPLLKKIRADLQRNIEESGEETVNRLNPRYSHGVSSPGRHVRTRLYFTSESHVHSLLTVLRYGGLLDIVKDEQWRRAMEYVSMVSELNYMSQIVVMLYEDPTKDPSSEERFHVELHFSPGVNCCVQKNLPPGPGFRPHSRNESSHNIGESGGGSTQDTISQCSARIEEEDVELAISDDDFMNPPMQSDTPPLVMETDAMDSIMDSPTTSRAVDMMDLEPNIMDEPFDSGFLQSSAPIPISARTVAGHEAARLGSQLAASQRQRRDAERGGIVEPRARSYDHQRQDKPEKAADKLQYQSLDAVNKEEKGQHGMTKRRIETSSQALLHVPTGKVVLPHSFSSPELPVPSIETSTSTPLVTLHNTPLVSPNSRASDIPDITDITDIVVPVPTVRLSTCLDTDSEEADPRLRFQSKKYGRSHTDTIVPYIARESSSSSSSTVRSTTIRPDSRSNPWTPKSSRLLSHRDRVPGTARDQAQLGKRSRSLSPYLPRCLCYNCNVSELIMRSRDLPPMERSNFDTYFARSLSHKFFNCSCYLNLYQEESNRSSCSVSSNDSSGYERAKDSPQSVSFDPEVVSSSNVSRQGQCLPTSLGCSLLASGERMSGERYPVSKGRRKWRFDKEAVRRTCGGGSAFESVRRPTGTMSCPNLHNFLLGDSVCSTENFSAGCSLVRRCWSCTNVTLQWHGRLVDDVPDRVSMLYHSSSVHGNDAHGDHDIPSRESNHRSKCPRAPFSRLQPQRSFSSPDTRPSIIQPDPTCTARRHRHSISGQMSYFKLLGYNINKKLTGSANSLFSTAVISGSSSAPNLKDMVPPHASAVAAIEGFGGVPPIRPLETLHNALSLRQLDSFLEMMTTAPLFRTPASSPPKYPSPGGSTHESVNPNLSVGGISCEYHSSALEAVRYRKKKLNKPPLYISPTPIQYKSSNDGEPCDVRNQLSPTSPNSTGWSSEPQSFISSEPSSPAPTSTGECSMSISLISNEGAQSFSTGPKCPTTPCLDVDFNDFCMNIDQEHRESRGSVSYTDYYSNEDGQIRKCTFGTNFGSNLQKIICTDDLPLDNMDDDEDRTITLKQTEEQRKQDVKRIFEQQEKSRTKSSTSCKKIGRFLVESMDIADEDVRIKEADVSDKAKVSTQQKAESSNAERAQRSRDTSTEKIHSFNSHKRKNFSRSQSVSTPKVSVPKPQTNLSYKCASKLSSLSNMSDKDLEDWKQILVDAKPPSSPLTSEEEPILTVAASLTNSSSVTIGFNVHENKENKEKKEQKE; from the exons ATGTCTTACACTGAATTGGAACATGGTTATCAG GGTCTACGGAATGCCAGTCGACCAATTTTCTATGTAGGGGATTTAAATACAGTTCAACCAACCCTTGTGGGTCCTGTTGCTTCTTCTATATATCGTTCATCAAAAAGA gCCGAACTGTCGGACGGGTGCAGCAATGATGATGGATGCATGGGTGGCAGTGATTTGGAAGGAGAAGGGAAGCAAGTGTTGGTTGGAGTCTGTGCGATGGCGAAGAAGTCGCAGAGTAAACcgatgaaagaaattttgacgagattagaagaatttgagtaCATTAAAATAGTGGTATTCCCTGAAGAAGTGATCTTGAAG GAATCCGTAGAAGATTGGCCAATCGTTGACTGCTTAATAAGTTTCCACAGTAAAGGTTTTCCTCTCGACAAAGCTATAAGTTATGCTAATCTTAGAAATCCCTTCATTATCAATAATCTGCCAATGCAGTATGATATTCAA GATCGCAGGAGAGTTTATGCTATTCTAAGCAGCGAAGGTATCGAGATTCCAAGATATGCTGTTCTAGATAGAGATTCGTCCGATCCAAAAC atCACGAGTTGGTGGAGTCGGAAGATCATGTGGAGGTTAACGGTGTTACATTCAACAAACCATTTGTGGAAAAGCCAGTGTCTGCCGAAGATCATAACATCTACATTTATTATCCTACATCTGCGGGTGGAGGTAGCCAGAGATTATTCAGGAAG ATTGGAAGTCGCAGTAGTGTATATTCGCCAGAATCTCGAGTACGTAAAACGGGTTCTTACATTTATGAAGATTTTATGCCCACCGATGGGACAGATGTTAAAGTTTACACAGTGGGGCCCGACTATGCTCACGCCGAGGCTCGGAAAAGTCCTGCGTTAGATGGAAAAGTGGAAAGAGACTCAGAAGGGAAAGAAATTCGGTATCCTGTCATACTAAGCAACGCCGAGAAGCTAATAAGTAGAAAAGTATGTTTAGCTTTCAAGCAAACGGTTTGCGGTTTTGATTTGCTTAG AGCAAACGGTCAATCGTTCGTCTGCGACGTGAATGGCTTCAGTTTTGTCAAAAATTCGAATAAGTACTACGACGATTGCGCAAAGATTTTGGGAAACATGATTCTCAGGGAATTAGCACCTACTTTGCATATTCCATGGAGCGTTCCGTTTCAATTGGACGACCCGCCAATCGTACCCACGACATTTGGAAAGAT GATGGAATTACGTTGTGTTGTCGCTGTCATAAGACACGGTGATAGAACCCCAAAGCAAAAAATGAAGGTGGAAGTTCGTCATCCGAA ATTcttcgagatatttgcaaaatacGACGGTTACAAGCATGGTCACATTAAATTGAAGCGACCCAAGCAGCTGCAAGAGATATTGGACACTGCTCGGAGTCTACTGGCCGAGATACAGCACAGGGCTGCAGGTCCGGAATTGGAAGAAAAGCAAGGAAAACTCGAACAATTGAAAAGCGTTTTAGAAAT GTATGGTCACTTCTCAGGAATAAATCGTAAAGTACAAATGAAGTATCAGCCAAGAGGACGACCGAGAGGAAGTTCCTCGGATGATG ATCGGCTGGGAGAACCGTCACTTGTACTTATCTTGAAATGGGGCGGAGAATTAACACCCGCTGGTCGCATTCAAGCGGAGGAATTAGGAAGAATATTTCGTTGCATGTACCCCGGTGGTCAAGGTAGACACCTTAGTG aGGAAGACTCAAAGATGTTACCAAACCACG GTGATTATGCCGGTGCTCAAGGTTTGGGTCTGTTGCGACTTCATTCAACCTTTCGTCACGATTTGAAGATCTATGCGAGCGACGAGGGAAGAGTACAGATGACTGCAGCGGCGTTCGCGAAAGGTTTGCTCGCCCTGGAGGGCGAATTGACTCCGATATTGGTGCAAATGGTCAAGAGCGCAAACACCAATGGTCTTTTGGACAACGATTGCGACAGTAGCAAATACCAGAACAT GGTCAAGACGAAACTTCACGAGCTGTTGCAACAAGACCGAGAGTTTACTCGTGAGGACAGAGAACAAATAAACCCTGGGAACGCGTTGAGTATCAATGCAGCCATggattttgttaaaaatccGGTTCGCTGTTGTCAGCATGTACATATCTTGATTCAGAAGCTAATGGACATTGTGAGGATTAAGAAAGATGATTCGAAAACGAAAG ATGCAATTCTTTATCACGGCGAGACATGGGAGTTAATGGGTCGCCGCTGGGGAAAGATCGAAAAGGATTTTTGTACTAAGAACAAGAGATTCGATATATCAAAAATACCTGATATTTACGACTGCATCAAGTATGATTTGCAACACAATAACCATACGTTGCAATTCGAGCACGCGGAAGAACTGTACATTTACTCGAAATATTTGGCAGATATAGTTATACCACAG GAATACGGATTAACGGTACAAGAGAAATTAACTATAGGACAAGGTATTTGTACTCCCCTTTTGAAGAAGATCAGAGCCGATTTGCAAAGAAATATCGAAGAATCTGGAGAAGAAACAGTGAATCGACTTAATCCAAG ATATTCTCACGGTGTTTCGAGTCCTGGCCGACACGTGCGCACAAGATTGTATTTCACCAGCGAGAGTCACGTGCACTCCTTGTTAACGGTGTTACGTTACGGCGGCTTGCTCGAT ATAGTAAAAGACGAGCAATGGCGACGAGCTATGGAGTACGTTAGCATGGTGTCCGAATTAAACTACATGTCGCAAATTGTAGTCATGCTGTACGAAGATCCAACTAAGGATCCCAGCAGCGAAGAACGTTTCCATGTTGAGTTGCATTTCAGTCCTGGCGTGAACTGTTGCGTACAAAAAAATTTACCGCCAGGGCCAGGGTTCAGACCTCATTCGCGAAACGAGAGTAGCCACAATATC GGTGAAAGCGGCGGCGGATCCACGCAAGACACTATTTCTCAGTGCAGTGCACGGATAGAAGAAGAAGACGTCGAATTGGCAATTTCGGATGACGATTTTATGAATCCACCGATGCAATCT GACACGCCCCCGCTGGTGATGGAAACCGATGCAATGGACTCGATAATGGATAGTCCAACAACGAGCAGAGCCGTCGATATGATGGACCTGGAACCCAACATAATGGATGAACCATTTGACAGTGGATTCTTGCAGAGCTCCGCGCCAATTCCGATAAG TGCTAGAACAGTGGCGGGTCATGAAGCAGCTAGACTCGGTAGCCAGTTGGCTGCTAGTCAGCgtcaacgacgcgacgcggaaaGAGGCGGAATCGTGGAGCCACGTGCACGCAGTTACGATCATCAAAGACAAGACAAGCCTGAGAAAG CTGCGGACAAGCTGCAGTATCAGAGCTTGGACGCGGTCAACAAGGAAG AGAAGGGGCAGCATGGGATGACAAAGCGCCGGATAGAGACGTCTAGCCAGGCTTTGCTGCACGTGCCTACGGGGAAGGTGGTTTTGCCGCACTCCTTCAGCTCACCGGAGTTACCTGTTCCTTCAATCGAAACCTCCACTTCAACACCTTTGGTGACTTTACACAATACCCCTCTAGTTTCGCCGAACAGCAGAGCCTCGGATATCCCGGATATCACGGATATCACGGATATCGTGGTCCCGGTCCCCACGGTTCGTCTCTCGACATGCCTCGATACCGATTCCGAAGAGGCTGACCCTCGTCTACGCTTTCAAAGTAAGAAATACGGACGTTCCCATACAGATACGATTGTCCCCTATATCGCGCGcgaatcgtcgtcgtcgtcatcgtcgacAGTTAGATCGACCACGATCAGGCCTGATTCACGGAGCAATCCGTGGACACCAAAGTCCTCCCGTTTGTTATCCCATCGCGACAGAGTCCCAGGGACAGCGCGAGACCAGGCCCAGCTTGGTAAACGGTCTCGTTCGTTGTCTCCCTATTTGCCCAGGTGTCTCTGTTATAATTGTAACGTGTCAGAACTAATTATGCGAAGCAGGGACCTGCCGCCCATGGAACGATCCAACTTCGACACCTACTTTGCTCGTTCGTTGTCTCACAAGTTCTTTAATTGTTCTTGTTATCTGAACCTCTATCAGGAAGAGTCGAATCGCTCATCTTGCAGCGTCTCCTCCAACGACAGCTCTGGATACGAGAGAGCGAAAGATAGTCCGCAGTCGGTTAGCTTCGATCCAGAGGTTGTTAGCTCGTCCAACGTGTCTCGACAAGGACAATGTCTGCCGACGTCTCTCGGTTGTTCCTTGTTAGCATCCGGCGAACGTATGTCGGGCGAACGGTATCCGGTGTCCAAGGGAAGACGGAAGTGGAGGTTCGACAAGGAAGCCGTTCGAAGGACGTGCGGTGGTGGTTCTGCTTTCGAGAGTGTTCGTCGACCAACTGGAACGATGTCGTGTCCGAATTTGCATAACTTTTTGCTCGGTGATTCGGTTTGTTCGACGGAGAACTTCTCAGCCGGTTGTTCGTTGGTACGCAGATGTTGGTCTTGCACAAATGTGACCCTCCAGTGGCACGGTAGACTGGTAGATGATGTACCCGATCGTGTTAGTATGCTTTACCATTCGTCCTCTGTGCACGGTAATGATGCTCACGGCGATCATGACATCCCCTCGCGCGAGTCTAACCATAGGTCCAAGTGTCCACGTGCACCGTTCTCCCGACTCCAGCCTCAGAGATCCTTCTCATCTCCAGACACACGACCTTCGATCATTCAACCTGACCCTACCTGCACAGCAAGGCGCCACCGTCACAGTATCTCCGGACAGATGAGTTATTTCAAGCTGTTGGGCTACAACATCAACAAGAAGCTGACCGGGTCAGCCAACAGTCTGTTCAGCACCGCGGTTATCAGTGGATCCTCCAGTGCTCCTAACTTGAAGGACATGGTTCCTCCTCACGCGTCCGCTGTTGCTG CGATAGAAGGCTTCGGTGGTGTGCCACCTATCAGGCCACTGGAGACGCTCCACAATGCCTTGTCTCTTCGCCAGTTGGACTCCTTTTTGGAAATGATGACTACAGCTCCCCTGTTTCGTACACCTGCCTCGTCGCCTCCAAAGTATCCGTCGCCGGGTGGATCCACTCATGAATCCGTTAATCCTAATCTCAGTGTCGGCGGGATCAGTTGCGAGTACCACTCTTCCGCTTTGGAAGCTGTCAGGTACcgtaagaaaaaattaaataaaccaCCTTT ATACATTTCCCCGACTCCTATACAATATAAGTCTTCGAACGATGGGGAACCGTGCGATGTAAGGAACCAACTGTCGCCAACCAGTCCCAACA GTACTGGTTGGAGTAGCGAGCCACAATCGTTTATATCATCCGAACCATCGTCTCCTGCTCCAACTTCCACAGGAGAGTGCAGTATGTCTATAAGCTTAATCAGCAACGAAGG GGCGCAATCTTTCAGCACGGGCCCCAAGTGTCCGACGACTCCTTGTCTGGACGTTGACTTCAACGACTTCTGCATGAACATCGATCAAGAGCATAGAGAAAGTCGTGGCAGCGTGTCGTACACGGACTATTACAGCAACGAGGACGGACAGATTCGAAAGTGCACTTTTGGAACGAATTTTGGTAGCAATCTACAGAAAATCATTTGCACCGATGATCTTCCTCTCGACAATATGGACGACGACGAGGACCGTACGATAACGTTGAAGCAAACCGAAGAGCAAAGGAAGCAGGACGTCAAGCGGATATTCGAGCAACAGGAAAAATCGAGAACAAAATCTAGCACCAGCTGCAAAAAGATTGGAAG GTTTCTCGTCGAGAGCATGGACATAGCGGACGAGGATGTTAGGATCAAAGAGGCGGACGTCTCCGATAAAGCGAAAGTATCTACCCAGCAAAAAGCTGAATCCTCGAACGCGGAGAGAGCTCAGAGAAGCAGAGACACCAGCACGGAAAAGATTCATTCGTTCAACAGTCACAAGAGGAAGAATTTTTCCCGGTCGCAGAGCGTTTCCACTCCGAAAGTATCCGTTCCAAAGCCTCAGACCAATCTGAGTTACAAATGCGCGTCGAAATTGAGCTCGTTGTCGAACATGTCGGACAAGGATTTGGAAGATTGGAAGCAGATCTTGGTCGACGCGAAGCCACCTTCCTCGCCTTTAACTAGCGAGGAAGAGCCAATACTAACCGTGGCAGCCAGTTTGACGAACAGCTCCAGCGTAACCATAGGTTTCAACGTCCACGAGAACAAGGAAAACAAAGAGAAGAAAGAGCAGAAAGAGTAA